One Salvia splendens isolate huo1 chromosome 12, SspV2, whole genome shotgun sequence genomic window carries:
- the LOC121759573 gene encoding AT-rich interactive domain-containing protein 5-like, translating into MPLSSRVYIYFLGLVAARLWRAVIRLGGYDRVTGSKLWRQIGESFHPPKTCTTVSWTFRIFYEKSLLEYERHKTLSGELQLPVVMLPEVSAADGEFMYFSQGNGYQGSGPGPGRARRDSAAHAMQGRHAQRLGAGEVGDQVMKDKNLKSISKLDFVFSFVGLLKQKRPNEGEDSSSSKATRTDISKQLVTSVVDAGPPADWVEINVRQTKECFEVYALVPGLLREEVRVQSDPAGRLVITGQPEQVDNPWGIAPFKKVISLPARIQPVQTSAFLLSSQICR; encoded by the exons ATGCCACTGTCCTCTCGCGTATATATTTATTTCCTTGGTTTGGTGGCTGCTAGGTTATGGAGGGCTGTAATTAGGTTGGGAGGCTATGACAGG GTAACTGGATCCAAGTTATGGAGGCAGATCGGAGAGTCATTCCATCCTCCAAA GACTTGTACTACAGTCTCTTGGACCTTTCGAATCTTCTATGAGAAG TCTCTCCTGGAATATGAAAGGCATAAGACACTAAGTGGTGAGCTTCAACTCCCTGTAGTGATGCTCCCTGAAGTTTCTGCTGCTGACGGTGA atttatgtatttttcaCAGGGAAATGGTTATCAAGGATCAGGACCAGGACCAGGAAGGGCTAGAAGAGATTCTGCTGCCCATGCTATGCAAGGTAGGCATGCCCAACGCCTTGGGGCTGGTGAGGTTGGGGATCAAGTTATGAAG GACAAGAATCTCAAAAGCATTAGTAAGCTAGATTTTGTGTTTTC ATTTGTAGGTTTATTAAAACAGAAGAGACCAAATGAAGGGGAGGATTCAAGTTCAAGCAAAGCCACTCGAACTGATATATCTAAGCA ACTGGTGACATCTGTTGTTGATGCTGGGCCACCAGCGGACTGGGTGGAAATTAACGTACGCCAAACT aaagaatgttttgaggtTTATGCCCTAGTGCCGGGATTGTTACGCGAGGAG GTGCGAGTTCAATCAGATCCTGCTGGACGTTTGGTCATAACAGGTCAGCCTGAGCAAGTTGATAATCCCTGGGGGATTGCACCATTCAAAAAG GTTATCAGCTTACCAGCAAGAATTCAGCCAGTACAGACTTCAGCATTCCTATTGAGCAGCCAAATATGTAGATAA
- the LOC121756872 gene encoding increased DNA methylation 3-like — MDENGGIVDLNNCKDAGEETHHSDSMQLVTYPRTCNSSQLFALPLVPVPKVEEWCSNTSVVLTGTACKGGTGPPIGITDIGESKSAYYFSIALPGVKKDPGEFSCDVQRDGKVCVRGVTSTGGKIVQKYSRVYEMKFQQQSPPGPFTLFFNLPGPVDPRLFSPHFRSDGIFEAVVAKY, encoded by the exons ATGGATGAAAATGGTGGGATAGTGGACCTGAATAACTGCAAAGATGCAGGGGAAGAGACGCACCATTCTGATTCTATGCAATTGGTTACGTATCCAAGGACTTGCAATTCTTCCCAGCTGTTTGCTTTGCCCCTCGTGCCAGTTCCAAAGGTGGAAGAATGGTGTTCGAATACGTCTGTTGTCTTGACTGGAACAGCTTGTAAAGGGGGGACTGGACCACCTATTGGCATCACAGACATTGGCGAGAGCAAATCTGCATATTACTTTAGTATTGCTCTACCTGGCGTCAAGAAAGATCCTG GTGAATTCAGCTGTGATGTTCAAAGGGACGGAAAGGTCTGCGTTCGAGGTGTGACTTCGACTGGTGGCAAGATCGTCCAAAAATATTCCCGAGTATACGAAATGAAATTCCAGCAACAATCACCCCCTGGACCCTTCACGCTCTTCTTCAATCTGCCAGGGCCCGTCGATCCTAGGTTGTTCTCTCCCCATTTCAGATCTGATGGCATCTTCGAGGCCGTTGTTGCAAAGTACTGA
- the LOC121757078 gene encoding AT-hook motif nuclear-localized protein 10-like, giving the protein MPGGPESDPFTLTPHSQPQMDQQMRVPYSAPPPPLQQVAKEGMNWSSGEQKRRRGRPRKYGTDGSMAMVMAPGPPQTENLSPAPSTEVVVGSAKKPRGRPPGSTNKKKQIEAIGSNGIGFIPHVIDVAAGEDVSSKIVAFSQNGPRAVCILSATGAISHVTLRLTETSGGTATYEGRFDILSLSGSFMVSDAGDHKRRTGGLSTTLAGPEGRVFGGCVSGLLVAHSPVQVIVGSFLADDRKQPKSASHMEPLSGPPKVNMGGTISSPSQGTFSESSGGAASPHNLSSGVCNNQPHAMSAMPWK; this is encoded by the exons ATGCCGGGTGGGCCGGAATCCGACCCGTTTACATTGACGCCGCATTCTCAGCCTCAGATGGATCAGCAAATGCGCGTGCCCTActccgcgccgccgccgccgttaCAGCAAGTGGCTAAGGAGGGGATGAATTGGAGCTCAGGTGAGCAGAAACGGAGGAGGGGCCGGCCAAGGAAATATGGGACAGATGGCAGCATGGCCATGGTGATGGCTCCTGGGCCGCCGCAGACGGAGAATTTATCTCCGGCCCCTTCGACGGAAGTGGTTGTTGGATCGGCCAAGAAGCCAAGGGGAAGGCCCCCTGGTTCCACCAACAAGAAAAAGCAAATTGAAGCTATAG GTTCAAACGGGATTGGATTTATACCTCATGTAATTGACGTGGCGGCTGGAGAG GATGTGTCTTCGAAAATTGTGGCGTTTTCTCAAAATGGTCCAAGGGCTGTATGTATCCTATCTGCAACTGGTGCCATATCACACGTGACACTCAGGCTAACTGAAACATCTGGTGGAACTGCAACTTACGAG GGGCGATTTGACATCTTGTCCCTGTCGGGCTCATTTATGGTATCAGATGCTGGTGATCACAAAAGAAGAACCGGTGGGTTAAGCACAACGTTAGCTGGACCTGAAGGAAGGGTGTTTGGTGGTTGCGTGTCTGGTTTGTTAGTTGCACATTCCCCTGTCCAG GTCATAGTTGGAAGCTTTCTAGCAGATGATCGGAAACAGCCAAAATCAGCAAGCCATATGGAGCCTTTATCTGGTCCTCCGAAAGTGAACATGGGCGGCACGATCAGCTCGCCATCACAAGGTACATTCAGCGAGTCCTCCGGTGGGGCCGCAAGCCCTCACAATCTGAGCTCCGGTGTTTGCAACAACCAACCTCATGCCATGTCTGCCATGCCGTGGAAATGA
- the LOC121759628 gene encoding SWI/SNF complex subunit SWI3B-like, whose protein sequence is MAAETTPPPKPSSSEPSPVTPAASAADRPPPSSATPTAPSSITSRLSEPDADVIHIPSYSRWFSWNAVHECEARFLPEFFDGRLPSKNPMIYKYYRNAIVRRFRENPSRKITFTEMRKTIVGDVGSIRRVFDFLEAWGLINYAGSTSRPQLKWEDKDTKSAAAQGGGDVAVAKKRVCSGCKTPCTIACFESEKHDMTLCARCYVRGNYRVGLSSADFKRVEISEEAKSDWSDKDTLQLLEALMHYGDDWKKVAEHVGGRTAKECVAHFIKLPFGEQFDGPPESRELDAELGLQNAAMTTKRMHLSPLADASNPIMAQAAFLSTLVGVDVAEVAARAAVTAISDVGNLKQQESGYASNGNTLNNMEESLGEAKLQLEKEEEELEKTISGIAAQTKEIEDKIFHFEEFDLQMERKLQQFQQLQNLLFVDKQTILFHKNAAPKSGDNAAEPVKID, encoded by the exons ATGGCCGCCGAAACGACGCCGCCGCCCAAACCCTCCTCCTCTGAACCCTCTCCCGTCACTCCGGCAGCATCCGCCGCCGACCGTCCACCTCCTTCCTCCGCCACACCCACAGCTCCGTCCTCCATCACTTCCCGCCTTAGCGAACCCGACGCCGATGTTATTCACATTCCCAGCTACTCTC GGTGGTTTTCGTGGAACGCCGTTCATGAATGCGAGGCTAGATTCCTACCGGAGTTCTTCGATGGGAGGTTGCCGTCGAAAAACCCTATGATTTACAAATATTACAGGAATGCCATCGTACGGCGGTTCCGGGAGAATCCTAGCCGGAAAATAACTTTCACCGAGATGCGGAAGACGATTGTCGGTGACGTGGGGTCCATTCGTAGGGTTTTCGATTTCCTGGAGGCTTGGGGCTTGATTAATTACGCCGGTTCTACTTCGAGGCCTCAGCTGAAATGGGAGGACAAGGATACTAAGTCCGCCGCAGCACAGGGCGGCGGCGATGTTGCTGTGGCGAAGAAGAGGGTTTGCAGTGGTTGCAAGACCCCTTGTACCATTGCTTGCTTTGAGTCTGAGAAG CACGATATGACACTTTGTGCGAGGTGTTATGTGCGGGGCAATTATAGGGTGGGCTTGAGTTCAGCAGATTTTAAGCGGGTTGAGATCAGTGAAGAGGCGAAGTCAGACTGGAGTGATAAAGACACCCTGCAACTTCTTGAAGCTCTCATGCATTATGGTGATGATTGGAAAAAAGTAGCAGAGCATGTTGGGGGAAGAACTGCCAAGGAGTGTGTGGCTCACTTTATAAAGCTTCCATTTGGCGAGCAATTTGACGGTCCTCCAGAATCCAGAGAGCTGGATGCTGAGTTAGGTTTGCAAAATGCAGCAATGACCACAAAGAGGATGCATCTTTCTCCACTTGCTGATGCGAGCAACCCCATTATGGCGCAG GCTGCTTTTCTGTCTACATTGGTTGGAGTAGATGTTGCTGAAGTGGCAGCACGTGCTGCAGTAACGGCTATATCTGATGTTGGTAACTTGAAGCAACAAG AATCTGGATATGCATCTAATGGTAACACCCTGAACAATATGGAAGAATCTCTTGGTGAAGCAAAATTGCAGCTcgagaaggaagaggaagagcTGGAGAAGACCATATCTGGAATTGCAGCCCAG ACAAAGGAGATCGAGGACAAGATTTTTCACTTTGAGGAATTTGACTTACAAAtggagaggaaattgcagcagTTCCAACAGCTCCAGAACCTGCTGTTTGTTGATAAACAAACTATACTGTTTCATAAAAATGCAGCACCAAAAAGTGGAGACAACGCAGCAGAGCCTGTTAAGATCGATTGA